A portion of the Halobacillus ihumii genome contains these proteins:
- the dxr gene encoding 1-deoxy-D-xylulose-5-phosphate reductoisomerase: MKQIALLGATGSIGIQTLEVLRLHKEEFSLYAMAFGKNIDKAMPLIQEFQPSLVVVQDERTKQELEKQWQGGPVLVGNDGLVEASVADAVDVVVNAVMGSIGLQATLQAIEAKKTIAIANKETLVTAGHLVMEASRKNNVPLLPVDSEHSAIYQSLNGERQKDIHKLMITASGGSFRDKKREELVGVTVEDALNHPNWSMGAKITIDSASMMNKGLEVIEAHWLFDVPYEQIHVILHRESVIHSMVEFVDRSVMAQLGTPDMKVPIQYALTYPQRYPLENTKRLDLEEIATLHFEKMDQERFPCLRMAFEAGREGGSMTTVLNAANEEAVQLFLEGQISFLDIEQLIQQELTQHKTIHKPDLSTILSIDEETRKRVRLQLK; this comes from the coding sequence GTGAAACAAATTGCATTACTTGGGGCGACAGGTTCCATCGGAATTCAAACATTAGAAGTGCTGCGGCTGCATAAAGAAGAGTTTTCTTTATATGCTATGGCATTTGGTAAAAATATAGATAAGGCGATGCCGCTCATTCAAGAGTTTCAACCTTCTTTAGTTGTGGTTCAGGATGAAAGAACGAAGCAGGAACTGGAAAAGCAATGGCAAGGCGGTCCGGTTTTAGTTGGCAATGATGGACTGGTGGAAGCAAGTGTTGCGGATGCGGTAGATGTAGTTGTGAATGCCGTCATGGGCAGCATCGGTCTGCAAGCTACACTTCAAGCTATTGAAGCTAAGAAAACGATTGCGATTGCCAACAAAGAAACACTGGTGACTGCCGGGCATTTAGTTATGGAAGCCTCACGAAAAAATAATGTGCCTCTCTTACCAGTAGATAGTGAACACTCAGCCATCTACCAATCCTTAAATGGGGAGCGGCAGAAAGATATCCATAAACTTATGATCACAGCTTCTGGCGGAAGTTTTCGCGACAAAAAAAGAGAAGAACTTGTCGGTGTGACGGTTGAAGATGCCCTTAATCATCCAAACTGGAGTATGGGGGCGAAAATCACGATTGATTCGGCTTCTATGATGAATAAAGGATTAGAAGTAATCGAGGCTCATTGGCTTTTTGATGTGCCTTATGAGCAAATTCATGTTATTCTTCATAGAGAAAGTGTCATTCACTCAATGGTTGAGTTTGTAGATAGGAGTGTTATGGCACAGTTAGGCACACCGGATATGAAAGTACCGATTCAATATGCCTTAACCTATCCGCAGCGTTACCCGTTAGAAAATACGAAACGACTGGACCTTGAAGAAATCGCTACACTTCATTTTGAAAAAATGGACCAGGAACGTTTTCCTTGTTTAAGAATGGCCTTTGAAGCCGGTCGTGAAGGCGGCTCAATGACAACAGTATTAAATGCTGCCAATGAAGAAGCTGTTCAGTTATTTCTAGAAGGACAAATTTCCTTCCTTGATATCGAGCAATTGATTCAACAAGAACTGACCCAGCATAAAACGATTCATAAGCCAGACTTGTCTACCATATTATCTATCGATGAGGAAACGAGAAAAAGAGTCCGTCTTCAATTAAAATAA
- the rpsB gene encoding 30S ribosomal protein S2 — protein MSVISMKQLLEAGVHFGHQTRRWNPKMKKYIFTERNGIYIIDLQKTVKKVDEAFNYVRQVAEDGGNVLFVGTKKQAQDTVRDEATRCGMYYINQRWLGGTLTNFQTIRKRINRLIDIERMEEDGTFDVLPKKEVVDMLKEKDRLVKFLGGIKEMTSIPDAMFVIDPRKERIAIAEAHKLNIPVIGIVDTNCDPDEIDYVIPANDDAIRAVKLLTSKMADAVLEAKQGEETEVPEEAEEAEAVQE, from the coding sequence ATGTCTGTTATTTCAATGAAACAGCTGCTAGAAGCTGGTGTTCATTTTGGACACCAAACCCGTCGCTGGAATCCGAAGATGAAGAAATACATCTTCACAGAGCGTAACGGAATTTACATCATCGACCTGCAAAAAACGGTTAAGAAGGTAGATGAAGCATTTAACTACGTAAGACAAGTTGCAGAAGACGGAGGCAACGTCCTTTTCGTAGGTACGAAAAAACAAGCACAAGACACAGTACGCGATGAAGCGACACGCTGTGGAATGTACTACATCAACCAACGCTGGTTAGGTGGTACACTAACAAACTTCCAAACCATTCGTAAGCGTATTAATCGTCTGATTGATATCGAGCGCATGGAAGAAGATGGCACATTTGACGTACTTCCAAAGAAAGAAGTCGTTGATATGCTTAAAGAAAAAGATCGCCTTGTTAAGTTCTTAGGCGGAATTAAAGAAATGACTTCAATTCCAGATGCAATGTTTGTTATTGATCCTCGTAAAGAGCGCATTGCTATCGCGGAAGCTCATAAATTAAATATCCCGGTAATCGGTATTGTAGATACAAACTGTGACCCGGATGAAATTGATTATGTCATCCCAGCGAACGATGACGCAATCCGTGCCGTTAAATTGCTAACTTCAAAAATGGCAGATGCTGTTCTTGAAGCCAAGCAAGGCGAAGAAACTGAAGTACCAGAAGAAGCTGAAGAAGCGGAAGCTGTACAAGAGTAG
- a CDS encoding phosphatidate cytidylyltransferase, with amino-acid sequence MKQRTITAVVAALIFLPIVMLGDVIFQAFVYLIASIAIYELMRMKKIARYSVASVITLLLMWTLMYSQGMFWDYDLPVTKSELTLLAVLILLSYTVLVKNRFTFDDVGFLLLSAIYIGMGFYYLIVTREEGLQFIFYALFVVWATDTGAYIFGRLFGKHKLWPQISPKKTIEGSVGGVVLACIVAYIFHMIEPFTHSLFTVLLVTILISIAGQIGDLVESALKRHYAVKDSGKILPGHGGVLDRFDSLIFMLPILHLIGFIPEDESALVNLQTMEWVLSIVSCIG; translated from the coding sequence ATGAAACAACGAACAATTACAGCGGTAGTTGCTGCATTAATCTTTCTACCTATCGTTATGCTTGGCGATGTTATATTTCAAGCCTTCGTTTATCTTATTGCAAGCATAGCCATATATGAGCTTATGCGAATGAAAAAAATAGCCAGGTATTCGGTTGCTTCCGTTATTACCTTGTTGCTGATGTGGACGCTGATGTATAGTCAGGGAATGTTTTGGGACTATGATTTACCAGTAACAAAGTCTGAGTTGACCTTGTTAGCAGTCCTTATTCTGCTGAGTTATACTGTTCTTGTCAAAAATCGGTTCACATTTGACGATGTTGGGTTCCTGCTGCTGTCAGCTATATATATCGGCATGGGTTTCTATTATTTGATCGTAACGAGAGAAGAAGGTCTGCAATTTATTTTTTATGCTTTGTTTGTGGTTTGGGCTACAGATACCGGTGCTTACATCTTTGGGCGGTTATTCGGCAAACACAAGTTGTGGCCGCAAATCAGCCCAAAGAAGACAATTGAAGGCTCAGTTGGCGGGGTTGTCCTTGCTTGTATTGTGGCCTATATTTTTCATATGATCGAGCCATTCACCCATTCACTGTTTACTGTGCTGCTCGTGACCATTCTGATCTCTATCGCTGGTCAAATTGGTGATTTAGTGGAATCTGCTTTAAAAAGGCATTATGCCGTAAAGGATTCTGGAAAGATCCTTCCAGGGCACGGCGGTGTATTGGATCGCTTTGACAGTCTTATCTTCATGCTTCCTATTCTCCATCTCATTGGATTTATTCCAGAAGATGAGTCGGCGCTTGTTAACCTGCAAACGATGGAATGGGTACTGTCTATAGTAAGTTGCATTGGCTGA
- the pyrH gene encoding UMP kinase, with protein MTTARYRRIVLKLSGEALSGKEGFGLEPTIIQSISQQVKEVAELGVEVAVVVGGGNIWRGKVGSEMGMDRANADYMGMLATVMNSLALQDSLENIGIQTRVQTSIEMRQVAEPYIRRKAIRHLEKKRVVIFAAGTGNPYFSTDTTAALRAAEIEADVILMAKNNVDGVYSDDPKVNVEAKKYDKISYLDVLNEGLGVMDSTASSLCMDNDIDLLVFSITEEGNIKKAVMGENIGTIVRGK; from the coding sequence ATGACTACAGCTCGCTATCGACGTATCGTATTAAAACTAAGTGGGGAAGCTCTAAGCGGTAAAGAAGGTTTCGGTCTTGAACCAACTATTATACAATCTATCTCCCAACAAGTTAAAGAGGTTGCTGAATTAGGTGTGGAAGTTGCTGTTGTTGTTGGCGGAGGAAACATTTGGCGAGGCAAGGTCGGAAGTGAGATGGGCATGGACCGTGCAAATGCCGATTACATGGGAATGCTTGCGACAGTTATGAACTCTCTCGCCTTGCAGGACAGTTTGGAAAATATAGGGATTCAGACTCGTGTGCAAACCTCAATTGAAATGAGACAGGTAGCTGAACCTTATATACGTAGAAAAGCAATCCGTCATCTGGAGAAAAAGCGAGTTGTTATTTTTGCTGCCGGGACTGGTAATCCTTACTTTTCCACAGATACTACTGCAGCATTACGTGCAGCGGAGATTGAGGCTGACGTGATCTTAATGGCTAAGAATAATGTGGATGGCGTGTATTCTGATGACCCTAAAGTAAACGTTGAAGCGAAGAAATATGATAAAATATCCTATTTGGACGTTTTGAATGAAGGTTTAGGTGTAATGGATTCTACGGCTTCTTCTTTATGTATGGACAACGATATCGATTTACTGGTATTCTCTATTACAGAAGAGGGTAATATTAAGAAAGCCGTAATGGGTGAAAATATTGGAACGATTGTAAGGGGGAAATAA
- a CDS encoding isoprenyl transferase, giving the protein MPIKIPFTKNKKKNTQQSQSLDADHIPKHVAIIMDGNGRWAKKRGLPRVAGHKEGMSVVKKIVRYASDVGVSVLTLYAFSTENWKRPKSEVDFLMKLPIDFLNTYLPELIERNVQVQTIGDTEFLPEHTRKAVEEAIERTSNNNGLILNFALNYGSRFEMVQAVKQITARVESGELSASDINEQLFSSHLYTADLFEPDLLIRTSGEQRLSNFLLWQLAYAEFWFTEVLWPDFDEQLFEEALHDYQNRKRRYGGI; this is encoded by the coding sequence ATGCCAATCAAGATTCCATTTACTAAAAATAAGAAAAAAAATACCCAGCAATCTCAAAGTCTTGATGCTGATCATATTCCAAAACATGTAGCAATTATTATGGATGGAAATGGTCGTTGGGCTAAGAAGCGAGGCTTGCCAAGGGTAGCAGGCCACAAAGAAGGAATGAGTGTAGTCAAGAAAATTGTACGTTATGCATCTGATGTAGGCGTCAGTGTACTCACTCTCTATGCGTTTTCAACAGAAAATTGGAAACGGCCAAAAAGTGAAGTGGATTTCCTAATGAAATTACCCATTGATTTTTTAAATACATATTTGCCCGAACTTATTGAAAGAAACGTGCAAGTACAAACCATTGGGGACACAGAATTTCTCCCGGAGCATACTCGAAAAGCTGTCGAAGAAGCTATTGAACGAACTTCAAACAACAATGGACTTATCTTAAATTTTGCTCTTAATTATGGAAGTCGTTTTGAAATGGTCCAGGCTGTCAAGCAAATTACAGCACGAGTAGAAAGTGGAGAGCTCTCCGCTTCGGACATAAATGAACAATTGTTCTCTTCTCATTTATATACAGCAGATCTATTTGAACCCGACTTGCTCATTCGCACGAGTGGAGAGCAGCGTTTGAGCAACTTTCTGTTATGGCAGCTCGCTTATGCAGAGTTCTGGTTTACAGAAGTATTATGGCCGGACTTTGATGAACAATTATTTGAAGAAGCCCTACACGACTATCAAAATCGCAAACGTCGTTATGGCGGAATATAA
- the tsf gene encoding translation elongation factor Ts, whose amino-acid sequence MAVNAKMVKELREKTGAGMMDCKKALTENDGDMNKAMEWLREKGISKAQKKADRIAAEGAAHVVVEGNTAALFEVNCETDFVTKNDQFKTLLQELGKHLVSQKPETVEEALEQKLHGDGDKINDYITDMVAKIGEKISLRRFVIKEKTDNDAFGAYMHMGGNIGVLTVLEGSTDEAVAKDVAMHVAAVNPRYVSRDEISEEEVNSEREVLKTQALNEGKPEKIVEKMVEGRLNKFFEEICLLEQSFVKDPDQKVKKYVASSGGEIKGFTRFEVGEGMEKREENFADEVMSQVKK is encoded by the coding sequence ATGGCGGTTAATGCTAAGATGGTAAAAGAACTTCGTGAAAAAACAGGTGCTGGAATGATGGATTGTAAAAAGGCCCTGACTGAAAATGATGGTGACATGAATAAAGCAATGGAATGGCTTCGTGAAAAAGGGATTTCTAAAGCCCAAAAGAAAGCGGACCGCATTGCTGCAGAAGGTGCTGCTCACGTAGTAGTAGAAGGCAATACAGCAGCGCTTTTCGAAGTGAACTGTGAAACTGACTTCGTTACAAAAAATGATCAATTCAAAACACTTTTACAAGAGCTTGGCAAGCATCTTGTCAGCCAGAAGCCAGAAACAGTAGAAGAAGCACTTGAGCAAAAACTTCATGGTGACGGCGATAAAATCAATGACTATATCACAGATATGGTAGCTAAAATCGGCGAGAAGATCTCTCTTCGTCGCTTTGTAATCAAAGAAAAGACAGACAACGATGCTTTTGGTGCTTATATGCACATGGGAGGAAACATCGGTGTACTGACTGTTCTTGAAGGTTCAACTGATGAGGCTGTAGCAAAAGATGTAGCGATGCACGTTGCAGCAGTTAACCCTCGTTACGTTTCTCGTGATGAGATCTCTGAAGAAGAAGTGAACAGTGAGCGCGAAGTGTTGAAAACACAGGCTTTAAACGAAGGTAAGCCTGAGAAGATCGTAGAGAAAATGGTGGAAGGCCGTCTGAATAAATTCTTTGAAGAGATTTGCCTGCTTGAGCAGAGCTTCGTTAAAGATCCAGATCAGAAAGTGAAGAAATATGTAGCTTCCTCCGGCGGTGAAATTAAAGGCTTTACTCGTTTCGAGGTTGGCGAAGGCATGGAAAAACGTGAAGAAAACTTCGCTGATGAAGTTATGAGTCAAGTTAAAAAATAA
- a CDS encoding DUF6115 domain-containing protein, producing MIYFLLTISFILHGVLILIIMALFKKVKHAEELELRQKQVANEIEEVFNQYLLDIKEENKKMDKWLNHTSTSKADHQPQEPVQTEAAGERTNEVYSPPLLVQYEDEYVPSLQSQVMTMYNNGVNIEEIARELNIGKTEAELLVKFQHTK from the coding sequence ATGATTTATTTTTTACTAACAATCAGTTTTATTCTACATGGCGTCTTAATTCTCATCATTATGGCATTGTTTAAGAAAGTAAAGCATGCAGAAGAATTAGAATTGCGTCAGAAACAAGTTGCAAACGAAATTGAGGAAGTATTTAATCAGTACCTTTTGGACATAAAAGAAGAGAACAAAAAAATGGATAAGTGGCTGAATCACACTTCTACAAGCAAGGCAGATCACCAGCCGCAGGAGCCTGTTCAAACAGAGGCGGCGGGGGAGCGAACCAACGAAGTCTACAGCCCGCCTTTACTTGTGCAGTATGAAGATGAGTATGTACCATCCCTTCAATCCCAGGTGATGACGATGTACAACAATGGTGTGAACATTGAAGAGATCGCCCGCGAATTGAATATCGGAAAAACAGAAGCTGAATTGCTCGTTAAGTTTCAACATACAAAATAA
- a CDS encoding chemotaxis protein CheA codes for MDTNQYLELFIDESKEHLQSINDRLLDLENNPQDLAIVGEVFRSAHTLKGMAATMGYQDLANLTHKMENVLDGVRNQHIQVDSSIIDVVFDSVDDLEAMVMDIADGGTGERDVDRVVTLLHAIENQKDGEGQDEENSATQPSNPACELDIDEFAATVLEQSREQGLNNYIVSVSIREDCLLKAARVFMVFEVFEAAGEIVQSSPSVEELENEQFDTTFQVLFVTSAESDDLKSKILNISEIDDVSIALFNIQDYILAQSANESASTLEREDTPASLPKDNSESQLPAENLDKKGKQVSNKTIRVNIDRLDVLMNLFEELVIDRGRLEQISNELNHNDLKDTVERMARVSGDLQSIILTMRMVPIEQVFNRFPRMVRQLSRDLHKEIDLQIVGAETELDRTVIDEIGDPLVHLIRNALDHGIESPEKRVEQGKPAQGTLQLKAYHSGNSVFIEISDDGAGIHRERVIQKAISNHVISEEQAANLSDKQVYELIMESGFSTAETISDVSGRGVGLDVVKNTIESLGGRIGIDSELNRGSVFSIQLPLTLSIISVMLVEVQDEKYAIPLSSIIETAIVKKEDIMHAHNKKVIDFRGMVVPLVFLKEVFETPQTLEEQAYYSVVIARKGEKMAGFVVDSFIGQQEVVLKSLGDYLSDVFAISGATILGDGQVALIVDANSLIK; via the coding sequence AAGAACACTTACAGTCAATTAATGATCGATTATTAGATTTGGAGAATAATCCTCAGGATCTTGCTATCGTCGGGGAAGTTTTTCGGTCAGCTCATACCCTAAAAGGCATGGCTGCTACAATGGGGTATCAAGATCTGGCAAATTTAACACACAAAATGGAAAATGTGCTGGATGGAGTCCGCAATCAGCACATACAGGTTGATTCTTCCATCATCGACGTTGTCTTCGACTCCGTCGATGATTTAGAAGCCATGGTGATGGATATTGCTGATGGTGGTACAGGCGAGCGGGATGTAGACAGAGTTGTTACGCTGTTACACGCGATCGAAAATCAGAAAGATGGAGAGGGGCAGGACGAAGAAAACTCTGCAACTCAGCCATCAAATCCTGCCTGCGAGCTTGATATTGATGAATTCGCCGCAACCGTTCTGGAACAGTCTCGTGAACAAGGACTAAATAATTATATCGTAAGCGTGTCCATTAGAGAAGACTGTTTATTGAAGGCGGCACGTGTGTTCATGGTATTTGAAGTGTTCGAGGCAGCTGGAGAAATTGTACAATCCTCCCCATCTGTAGAAGAACTTGAAAACGAACAATTTGATACCACCTTTCAAGTGTTATTCGTTACAAGTGCAGAGTCGGACGATTTAAAAAGTAAAATCCTGAACATTTCGGAAATTGACGATGTCAGCATAGCCTTATTTAATATTCAAGACTACATACTGGCTCAATCTGCTAATGAATCAGCTTCAACGTTAGAACGTGAAGATACACCAGCGTCGTTGCCAAAGGACAATAGCGAGTCACAGCTTCCCGCGGAAAATCTTGATAAAAAAGGCAAGCAAGTTTCCAACAAGACTATTCGCGTCAACATTGACCGCCTTGATGTACTCATGAATCTGTTTGAAGAACTTGTGATTGATCGAGGAAGGTTAGAGCAAATCTCAAACGAGTTGAACCATAATGATTTAAAAGACACGGTAGAAAGAATGGCTCGGGTTTCAGGAGATTTGCAATCTATTATTCTAACGATGCGGATGGTTCCAATTGAGCAGGTATTCAACCGGTTTCCGAGGATGGTTAGACAGCTTTCTCGTGATCTTCATAAAGAGATCGACCTGCAGATCGTCGGGGCGGAGACCGAGCTTGATCGCACCGTAATCGATGAAATTGGAGATCCACTTGTGCACCTTATTCGTAACGCATTGGACCATGGAATCGAAAGTCCCGAAAAACGTGTAGAGCAGGGTAAGCCTGCTCAGGGGACGCTGCAATTAAAGGCCTATCATAGTGGAAATTCAGTATTTATCGAGATTTCAGATGATGGAGCTGGTATTCACCGGGAACGGGTCATTCAAAAGGCTATATCAAATCATGTGATCTCCGAGGAACAGGCTGCAAATTTATCAGACAAACAAGTTTATGAGTTAATCATGGAAAGCGGGTTTTCAACAGCTGAAACGATTTCAGATGTGTCAGGGCGCGGTGTAGGGCTCGATGTAGTTAAAAACACGATTGAATCATTGGGAGGAAGGATCGGAATTGATTCTGAACTGAATCGAGGCAGTGTGTTCTCAATTCAGCTCCCGCTCACTCTGTCGATTATTTCTGTCATGTTAGTTGAAGTCCAGGATGAAAAATATGCCATTCCGCTTTCTTCAATTATTGAGACAGCTATTGTGAAAAAAGAAGATATCATGCATGCCCATAATAAGAAGGTCATCGACTTTAGAGGGATGGTAGTCCCGCTGGTGTTCTTAAAAGAAGTGTTTGAAACACCGCAAACATTAGAAGAGCAGGCATATTATTCAGTTGTGATCGCGCGTAAGGGAGAAAAGATGGCTGGATTTGTGGTAGACTCCTTTATTGGCCAGCAGGAAGTAGTCCTAAAGTCACTAGGTGATTATTTATCGGATGTCTTTGCGATTTCAGGTGCTACGATCTTAGGTGACGGTCAAGTCGCCTTAATTGTGGACGCAAACTCATTAATCAAGTAA
- a CDS encoding chemotaxis protein CheC → MKLSGNQVDFNDEFSPVHLDVLKEIANIGAGHAATSLSKLLDNKFDMCVPSVKLVGFNEVMELAGGAETEVVSVMFRLEGDAPGSMFFILSPQQADQFVARMTGRKSLRQDHNDHDEIGDSALKELGNIVVGSYLSAMSDLTHVEVQLSVPFLTIDMAGAILSSALVELACDSDRALVIETSLAETGPANSSIDGCFFFLPDPESLAVLLKSLGVLGSR, encoded by the coding sequence ATGAAGTTGAGCGGTAATCAGGTGGATTTTAACGATGAATTCTCCCCAGTACATTTGGATGTGCTGAAGGAAATTGCCAATATCGGAGCGGGGCATGCGGCTACATCACTATCGAAGCTTCTCGATAATAAATTCGATATGTGTGTTCCTTCCGTTAAATTAGTAGGATTTAATGAGGTCATGGAACTTGCTGGAGGAGCGGAGACAGAGGTGGTTAGTGTGATGTTTCGCCTTGAAGGAGATGCACCAGGATCGATGTTCTTTATCCTGTCCCCGCAGCAAGCAGATCAATTTGTTGCTCGAATGACGGGACGGAAGAGCTTGAGACAGGATCATAACGATCACGATGAGATCGGTGATTCAGCATTGAAGGAGCTAGGGAATATCGTAGTCGGCTCCTATTTATCTGCCATGTCAGACCTTACTCATGTAGAGGTTCAGCTGTCTGTTCCGTTTCTTACGATTGATATGGCAGGGGCGATCTTAAGTTCAGCCCTGGTTGAGCTCGCCTGCGATAGTGATCGAGCACTTGTCATCGAAACGTCATTAGCAGAAACAGGCCCTGCAAACTCTTCAATTGATGGGTGCTTTTTCTTTCTGCCCGATCCTGAATCCTTGGCTGTATTACTGAAGTCTCTGGGGGTATTAGGTTCGAGATGA
- a CDS encoding chemotaxis protein CheD — protein MNRIAEVVKVGIADLNIIKREGVLRTSGLGSCVGVVLYEPVSKFAGMVHIMLPDSSLGKQGVVNPRKYADTAVDELVNLLVQYGVRKSHLRAKIAGGAQMFQFSRANDMMRIGPRNVKAVKKKLRQHNIPIYSEDVGGTNGRTIEFHPDTGQLHIRTVNKGESVI, from the coding sequence ATGAATAGGATAGCAGAGGTTGTAAAAGTCGGGATCGCAGATTTGAATATCATCAAAAGGGAAGGCGTATTACGTACCTCGGGATTAGGTTCTTGTGTCGGTGTCGTCCTATATGAGCCAGTTAGTAAATTTGCAGGAATGGTTCATATTATGCTGCCTGACTCTTCGCTTGGTAAACAAGGTGTTGTCAACCCGAGGAAGTATGCAGACACAGCTGTCGATGAATTAGTGAATCTATTGGTTCAATATGGGGTGAGAAAATCACATTTACGAGCCAAGATTGCTGGAGGCGCACAGATGTTTCAGTTTTCAAGAGCCAATGATATGATGAGAATAGGTCCAAGAAACGTAAAAGCAGTGAAGAAGAAATTGCGTCAGCATAATATTCCGATTTACTCAGAAGATGTAGGTGGAACAAACGGTCGCACGATCGAATTTCACCCAGATACCGGCCAGTTACATATACGCACGGTGAACAAGGGAGAATCGGTGATTTAA
- the frr gene encoding ribosome recycling factor — protein MSDAVIKETKQQMEQAVQAYSRQLATVRAGRANPSILDSVYVDYYGAATPLNQLAQVGAPEPRLLVITPYDKSAISEIEKAIQKADLGLSPSSDGNVVRINIPALTEERRKDLAKVVGKYSEEAKVQVRNIRRDSNDRLKKMEKDGELTEDDLREYQDDVQKVTDENIASIDKLAKSKEDEIMEV, from the coding sequence ATGTCAGATGCCGTGATTAAAGAAACAAAACAACAAATGGAACAAGCGGTACAGGCCTATTCTCGTCAATTGGCTACCGTCAGAGCAGGAAGAGCGAACCCTTCTATATTGGATAGTGTTTATGTAGATTATTATGGTGCTGCTACTCCGTTGAACCAGTTGGCCCAGGTAGGTGCGCCTGAACCGCGTTTACTTGTCATCACACCTTATGATAAATCTGCCATCTCAGAAATCGAAAAAGCGATTCAGAAAGCTGATCTTGGTTTATCACCTTCCAGTGACGGTAATGTAGTCCGTATTAATATTCCGGCACTTACAGAAGAACGCCGTAAGGACTTAGCAAAAGTGGTCGGTAAGTACTCAGAAGAAGCTAAAGTTCAAGTACGTAATATTCGTCGTGACTCCAATGATCGTTTGAAGAAAATGGAAAAAGACGGTGAACTGACTGAAGATGATCTTCGTGAATACCAGGATGATGTACAGAAAGTAACCGACGAAAATATTGCCTCCATTGATAAACTAGCTAAGTCTAAAGAAGACGAAATTATGGAAGTTTGA
- a CDS encoding chemotaxis protein CheW, giving the protein MSEESMKTIKLIVFQIKDEEYAVPVQQVGSIERVMPITRVPKTASFVEGVINLRGVVTPIIDLRKRFGLEGTKLDDTTRIIIVSMEGMDVGLIVDGANDVLDIAEEDIQPPPEVVGMVKEEYIRGVINSNQRLLILLNLENVLSQDEVKVLHEVER; this is encoded by the coding sequence ATGTCAGAAGAATCTATGAAAACTATCAAGCTTATCGTATTTCAAATTAAAGACGAGGAATATGCGGTGCCTGTACAGCAGGTGGGTTCAATCGAACGTGTCATGCCTATTACTCGTGTACCTAAAACAGCCTCATTTGTAGAAGGGGTCATCAATTTAAGAGGTGTGGTGACTCCCATCATCGATTTGCGAAAACGCTTTGGCTTAGAAGGCACTAAACTCGATGATACGACTAGAATCATTATTGTATCCATGGAGGGAATGGATGTCGGGCTGATCGTTGATGGAGCCAATGATGTACTTGATATAGCAGAAGAAGACATTCAGCCTCCGCCGGAAGTGGTGGGTATGGTGAAAGAGGAATATATTCGCGGAGTAATCAATAGTAATCAACGGTTGCTTATCCTCCTTAACTTAGAGAATGTGTTATCTCAAGATGAAGTGAAAGTATTGCATGAAGTTGAGCGGTAA
- a CDS encoding FliA/WhiG family RNA polymerase sigma factor, which translates to MTSSISPQEQELWGLWINEQDMEAANQLVQHYSYLVNFHVQRISAHLPKSVSKDDVHSLGLLGLYDALKKFDTTRDLKFDTYASFRIRGTIMDGLRKEDWLPRSVRDKVKKIEQAAERIEQKYQRIATSSEIADELNLSKSDVEEIMKDSLFAHVLSMEEKTNDGQDEHKEGIGYSIPDKETLSPTESLIKEEDYKELADQIKRLNEKEQLVVSLFYTEELTLTEIGEIMELTTSRISQIHAKAIFKLRQSLMEVVG; encoded by the coding sequence ATGACCAGCTCTATATCTCCTCAAGAACAAGAGCTATGGGGTCTTTGGATAAATGAACAAGACATGGAAGCAGCCAATCAATTGGTGCAGCACTATTCATACTTAGTCAATTTCCATGTGCAGCGAATTTCAGCACATTTACCGAAAAGTGTTAGTAAAGATGATGTGCACAGCCTGGGACTGCTAGGGTTGTATGACGCTTTGAAAAAATTTGACACGACACGCGACTTGAAATTTGATACATATGCTTCCTTTCGCATTCGGGGTACGATTATGGATGGGCTCCGTAAAGAAGATTGGCTGCCCCGGTCTGTTCGTGACAAAGTAAAAAAGATAGAACAAGCAGCTGAGCGTATCGAACAGAAGTATCAACGTATTGCGACATCTTCTGAAATTGCTGACGAACTTAATCTTTCAAAAAGTGATGTCGAGGAAATTATGAAGGATTCACTGTTTGCTCATGTTCTGTCAATGGAAGAAAAAACGAATGACGGTCAGGACGAGCATAAAGAGGGTATCGGCTACTCCATACCTGATAAGGAAACACTTTCGCCGACGGAATCTCTTATCAAGGAAGAGGACTATAAAGAGTTGGCGGATCAAATTAAACGGTTAAATGAAAAGGAACAATTAGTCGTCAGTTTATTCTATACAGAAGAGTTAACGTTAACAGAAATAGGAGAAATTATGGAACTGACCACCTCTAGAATCTCGCAAATTCATGCCAAGGCTATTTTTAAATTACGCCAGTCATTAATGGAGGTTGTTGGCTAA